In the genome of Dehalobacter sp., one region contains:
- a CDS encoding YmdB family metallophosphoesterase has protein sequence MQILFIGDIVGRPGREAVAAFLPGLQKEHKLDLVIANAENASGGRGLTKEVAYELYDYGIHFLTMGNHVWDQKEIIKFIDDETKLIRPANYPKGAPGKGYGFVIRNGIKTGIINLSG, from the coding sequence ATGCAGATTCTTTTTATCGGTGATATCGTCGGCAGACCGGGAAGAGAAGCGGTGGCTGCTTTTCTTCCCGGACTCCAGAAAGAACATAAACTTGATCTGGTGATTGCCAACGCTGAAAATGCCTCAGGCGGGCGGGGACTTACCAAAGAAGTCGCCTATGAGCTGTATGATTACGGAATCCACTTTTTGACGATGGGCAACCATGTCTGGGACCAAAAGGAAATCATCAAATTTATCGATGATGAAACCAAGCTGATCCGGCCTGCCAATTACCCGAAAGGGGCACCGGGAAAAGGCTATGGTTTTGTTATTCGTAACGGAATAAAGACGGGAATTATCAATCTATCAGGAA